In the genome of Lysobacter sp. 5GHs7-4, the window CCTGCGGCGTCGACAGCCCGCCCGACAGCGCGCCCCATTCCAGCATCAGCCGGCGCTGCTCCGGGTCCGGCAGCACGGCCGAGCCGATGAAGCACAGCCACAGCGCCGCGAACAGCAGGGGCGTGGCCCAGCGCAGGGGGGCTTTTTCGCGGGAAGGGATGGCGATGAACATCGGGTCTGGGGGCGTTGCGGAGGGGCCGATCCCGCCGGTGGGAACAGGCTCGTTCAGGGGGAGCCGGCGGGGCGAAAGCCCGAGGAAACGGTAGTCGCGGAATGGGCCTCTATTGTTAGCTTTCGGTTAACGGCCGCGCTATAGTGCATACGGCGTCGTACGTCGGGAGGGGCTTTCCGGCGGTGCGGGCTCCGGCGTTATCGGAGCCGCGCAGACGGCCGAGGAAGACCAAAAAATACTCCAATGGAGACTACACGCATGCAACACGCACACCGCTATACGCGCCTGACTGCCCTTGCGCTGGGCATCACCGGCGCTCTGGCCCTGGGCCAGGTCCACGCTTCGGGCTTCCAGCTCAAGGAAAACAGCGTCAAGGCCATGGGTCGCGCGTTCGCCGGTTCCGGCGTGGCCGCCGGCGACACCTCGGTCGTCGCCAACAATCCGGCAGCGATGACCCAGTTCGAAGGCACCACCTTCCAGGCCGACGTCACCGTCATCGACCTCAACGCCAAGTTCAACGGCGGCGGTTACGACGTGCTCGGCCGTCCGCTCACCGGCGGCGACGGCGGCGAAGCCGGCGACGTCACCCCGGTTCCGGCGATGTCCATCATCCACAAGTTCGACAACGGCCTGTCGGTCGGCGCCATGGTCAGCGCGCCGTTCGGTCTGAAGACCGAATACAAGCCGGGCTGGGTCGGCCGTTATTACGCCGCCAAGTCCGAGCTCAAGACGGTCGACCTGACCCTGTCGGCCGCGTTCGAGCTGGTCCCGGATCACCTGTCGGTCGGCGCCGGCATCGTGTGGGAAAAGGCCGAGGCCGAGCTGTCGAAGTCGGTGGATTTCGGCACCCTGCTGTTCGGTAACCCGGCGACCCGTCCGCTGCCGTTCGCGCGCCCGCAGGCCTCCGACGGTTTCGCGAAGGTCGAAGGCGACGACACCGGCCTGGGCTGGATCATCGGCGTGAACCTGCGTCCGAACGACAAGCTGGCCATCGGCCTGTCGCACCGTTCGGAAATCGACCACGAGCTGGAAGGCAACGTCGACTGGACCGTGCCGGGCAACGTCGCCGCGGTGTTCGGCGCCAGCCCGACCACGCGTCCGCTGTTCCAGGACGGCAAGGCCCTGGCCAAGCTGACCACCCCGTCGGTCACCACGCTGAGCGTCGAGTACAAGTTCACCGACCAGTTCTCGCTGATGGCCGACTACTCCGAGACCGATTGGTCGTCGCTGCAGGAAATCCGCATCGACTTCGCCAACCCGGATCCGGATTCGGTCGAGCACTTCGGCTGGAACAAGACCCGCTTCATGGCCCTGGGCGGCGAGTACAAGCTCAACGACGCCTGGACCCTGCGCGCCGGTTACGCCTACGACGAAACCCCGACCACCTACGCCACCCGCACCCCGCGTCTGCCCGACGAAGACCGTCGCTGGTACTCGATCGGCGCCACCTGGGACTTCAGCGAGAACCTCGAGCTGAACTTCTCCTACGTGCGCATCGAGCCGGACACCCCGCAGATCGGCATCGTCACCCCGCCGGCGCAGGGCGGCCAGCGCCTGTTCGGTTCCTACAGCAGCAACGTGAACCTGTTCGGCGTCTCGGCGCAGTACCACTTCTGATCCACGGTACGACGCGTTTGCAGAAAAGCCCCGCTACGGCGGGGCTTTTTTGTTGTGCCAAGGATGTGCCACCGCCCCGGGGCGCGCGCGAAAACGATTGACAGCGACCGCCTTCAGGTAGCGAAGATGCACTCGATGCGCGCGGCGGCACACAAAACCCGCCGAAGGGGGCGCGACCCGCACGGACGCCACGCGGGCGCGCATACGCGCATCGCCGACACGCCTGCGCCGCAGGCGCCTTGATGGATTAAGGAGACGCTGATGCACCTTGTGACTAGTCCCATGCCGTCCGCCGTTGCAGCGGACAGCACACCCTCGCCGCGCCCGTCGCGGCGCTGGGGCGCGATGCTGTTGCTGTTCCTCGCCGCCGTGCTGGCCAGCGGCGCGGCTTCCGCGCAGGCCTGGCTGCTGACGCCGGCCGAGCGCAAGACTTACCTGCAGTACTACGCGCCGGTGATCATGCAGCGCGCCGAAGAAAGCAGCAGCAAGAAAGGCCGCGACTGGATCTCGAATTACGATTTCGATCGCGACGGCAACTTCGCCAACAACCGCTACACCTGGCCGAACCTGCTGTCGCAGTACGTCGCCGCCTCGGCGGCCGGCACCGGCGCCTACTCGAACTGGCGCATCCGCCCGACGCTGTACGCGTCGGTGGTCGAGTTCATGGAGGGCAACAGCAAGACCCTGCTGCTGCTGTACCACGTCTACCATCCGGTCGATAAGAAGGCCAACGAGATCCACGACTGGGAGCGCATCGAGATCGTGGTGCGCGGCGTCAGCACCGTGCCCGGCTCGGCCGGCGAGTACGTCGGCCACGTCACCATCACCAGCCACAAAGACCATGTGATGCGCAGCTACGGCAGCCCCGACCTGAACTTCATGCAGGTCGCCGGCGGCAAGCACGTGATGATCTGGCAGGCCGACGAGGACAACACCGAGTTGGGCACGCACGGCCACGAACTGCATTTCGTGCAGGACGCATACAGCACCATCGCCGCGCGCCGCACCAACAACAACTCGGCCGAAGTCGAGGTCACCAACGACGACGACAAGTCGGTGCACTACGTCTGGGTGCCGGAAAACTCGTCCGCGGCGGTGTCGGCCTGGGGCGCCAGCACGCTCAACTACAGCAACGCCAACGCCCTGGCCGCCGGTCGCGACGACACCGTGTCGTGGTCGCTGGTCAAGCGCATCACCTACGAACTGCAGGATCTGGCCGACGTGTTCGGCGGGCAGTGGTCGGGCGCGAACTGGTCGACCAACTGGAACTCCGGTCAGTACACCGACGTGCTGCTCGACAGCCCGCTGGTGAACGAAGCCGGGACGGTGGAAGTGCCCGCCGGCCTGCAGCGCTTCTACGTGCTGTCGCGCGACACCTCCAGCTCCAGCCTCACCGACGGCCGCGACGGCGTGCTCGGCAAGGATTGGCTGTGGGGCGCGTACTCGGCCGAGACCAATGCCGACACCATCTCCGGTTCGGACAAGCTCGGCGGCTACAGCGGCGCCGGCCGCGACAGCTACAACCGCAACCGCGCCGACGCCAGCGGCGACTACGCGTCCTTGAACGCTTATTGGCGTCAGCACGACCTGCTGGTCCACTCCGGAGGCATCGACACGCGCGAGAACTACGAGGCCGGGCAGTGGCTGGCCAACGGTTGGCAGTTGTCGCAGAACGGCGGCTACGACGGCCGTTGGGCGCAGCTGTACGACGACCGTCCGGCCTACGAGCCGATCT includes:
- a CDS encoding porin; this translates as MQHAHRYTRLTALALGITGALALGQVHASGFQLKENSVKAMGRAFAGSGVAAGDTSVVANNPAAMTQFEGTTFQADVTVIDLNAKFNGGGYDVLGRPLTGGDGGEAGDVTPVPAMSIIHKFDNGLSVGAMVSAPFGLKTEYKPGWVGRYYAAKSELKTVDLTLSAAFELVPDHLSVGAGIVWEKAEAELSKSVDFGTLLFGNPATRPLPFARPQASDGFAKVEGDDTGLGWIIGVNLRPNDKLAIGLSHRSEIDHELEGNVDWTVPGNVAAVFGASPTTRPLFQDGKALAKLTTPSVTTLSVEYKFTDQFSLMADYSETDWSSLQEIRIDFANPDPDSVEHFGWNKTRFMALGGEYKLNDAWTLRAGYAYDETPTTYATRTPRLPDEDRRWYSIGATWDFSENLELNFSYVRIEPDTPQIGIVTPPAQGGQRLFGSYSSNVNLFGVSAQYHF
- a CDS encoding SprB repeat-containing protein yields the protein MPSAVAADSTPSPRPSRRWGAMLLLFLAAVLASGAASAQAWLLTPAERKTYLQYYAPVIMQRAEESSSKKGRDWISNYDFDRDGNFANNRYTWPNLLSQYVAASAAGTGAYSNWRIRPTLYASVVEFMEGNSKTLLLLYHVYHPVDKKANEIHDWERIEIVVRGVSTVPGSAGEYVGHVTITSHKDHVMRSYGSPDLNFMQVAGGKHVMIWQADEDNTELGTHGHELHFVQDAYSTIAARRTNNNSAEVEVTNDDDKSVHYVWVPENSSAAVSAWGASTLNYSNANALAAGRDDTVSWSLVKRITYELQDLADVFGGQWSGANWSTNWNSGQYTDVLLDSPLVNEAGTVEVPAGLQRFYVLSRDTSSSSLTDGRDGVLGKDWLWGAYSAETNADTISGSDKLGGYSGAGRDSYNRNRADASGDYASLNAYWRQHDLLVHSGGIDTRENYEAGQWLANGWQLSQNGGYDGRWAQLYDDRPAYEPILTLVVGLPASIKGCGESVSVTATVTGGLPPYSYAWSNVGWYSGASAEIAPGATATLVVTSADGQSGTGSTLNRGGLAGCGGGGGGPGNPIP